DNA from Arthrobacter sp. SLBN-112:
CGGCGCCGGCGCCGCCGTCGTGCGCCCTTCGGGGACGCCCCGGATCGGCCCGGTGGTGTGGGGTTCGGAGGGCGGCATGGCCGACGCTGTCCGGATCTCTCCGCCCTCGGGAAGGTTTTCGCAGAACGGGCGCGAGGTATTGCGCTGGGCCCTGACCAAGGCGCCGGAACGTGCCCGCGAAACGGTGGCCAAGGCCGGGCTCACCTTGGACGACATCCAGGTCCTGGCCGCCCACCAGGCCAACCTCCGCATCATCGAGCCGCTCGCGGAGGCACTGGGGCTCACGGACCGGATCGTTATCACCGATGTCACCGAGTCGGGGAACACCTCCGCCGCCAGCGTGCCGCTCGGACTGAGCAAATGGTGGCACTCCGGGCGGATTCCGGCGAACGTCCCCGCATTGCTTTTCGGCTTCGGCGGCGGCTTCACCTACGCCGGCATGGTGGCGATGACCCCGCGCCGGGACTGATGTCCCTGCCCGGCTTATCCCTGGCCGCCGGGTACGAACTCCCCGTACCCGGCGGCGCGGAGGCCTTCGCGCAGCTTCTCTGCGTTGGCGTCCAGGACGGCAGGGTCCGGGTTCTGGTCCGCGGAGCCAAAGTCGAAATCGGCCATGCTTTGCGACGGCCACACATGGACGTGCAGGTGGTTGACTTCATAGCCCGCCACGATCAGGCCCGCCCGCCGGGCCCCGAAAATGTCCACCTGGACCGCGCCGATGCGCCGTGCCACTTCCATGACTTTGGCAAGGGTTTCCGGCGACGCGTCCGTCCAGCGGTCCACTTCCTCGGTGGGGACCACCAGGGTGTGGCCGTCGGCGAGCGGGCCGGTGGTGAGGAACGCCGAAACGTCGTCCTCGCGCCACACAAACCGGCCGGGAATCTCTCCCCTGATGATCTTCGTGAACAGCGTGCTCATGCGTCTGCCTCCTCGG
Protein-coding regions in this window:
- a CDS encoding HIT family protein — protein: MSTLFTKIIRGEIPGRFVWREDDVSAFLTTGPLADGHTLVVPTEEVDRWTDASPETLAKVMEVARRIGAVQVDIFGARRAGLIVAGYEVNHLHVHVWPSQSMADFDFGSADQNPDPAVLDANAEKLREGLRAAGYGEFVPGGQG